The following are from one region of the Salvia hispanica cultivar TCC Black 2014 chromosome 1, UniMelb_Shisp_WGS_1.0, whole genome shotgun sequence genome:
- the LOC125200911 gene encoding dehydrin DHN1, giving the protein MAQYGRQTDEYGNPIRHTDEYGNPVQRPGGGTDPYGATAGEYGTHTGHGTTAGEYGTHTGYGTTAGEYGTHGGGITHGTGTGGQYGTHGTGVGLTHGTTGTGGGMTHGTTGTTGAYKTDQYGATGTTGAFGTHGVGAPGTTGAYPTHGGAGLGTGMATGGAHHRRSDSSSSSEDDGQGGRRKKGIKEKIKEKLPGGKTTEQQHGYGTTGTGTGTTGVGYEQEHHEKKGIMDKIKEKLPGHH; this is encoded by the exons ATGGCGCAATACGGAAGGCAGACCGACGAGTACGGCAACCCCATCCGCCACACTGACGAGTACGGCAACCCCGTCCAACGCCCCGGCGGAGGCACTGACCCTTACGGAGCCACCGCCGGAGAGTACGGCACTCACACCGGCCATGGAACCACCGCCGGTGAGTACGGCACTCACACTGGCTATGGAACTACTGCCGGAGAGTACGGCACTCACGGCGGTGGGATTACCCATGGCACCGGCACCGGCGGACAGTACGGCACTCACGGAACCGGCGTAGGGCTGACTCATGGGACCACTGGCACAGGTGGAGGGATGACTCATGGTACCACGGGCACCACCGGAGCGTATAAGACTGATCAGTACGGCGCCACCGGCACCACTGGGGCTTTTGGCACTCACGGTGTAGGAGCTCCGGGGACCACCGGAGCTTATCCCACTCATGGTGGTGCAGGCCTTGGTACTGGTATGGCCACAGGCGGCGCCCACCACCGCCGCTCCGACAGCTCCAGTAGCTCG GAGGATGATGGGCAAGGTGGGAGAAGGAAGAAGGGGATTAAGGAGAAGATCAAGGAGAAGCTTCCTGGCGGCAAGACCACGGAGCAGCAGCATGGCTACGGCACAACCGGCACTGGAACAGGCACCACTGGAGTGGGGTACGAGCAAGAGCATCATGAGAAGAAGGGAATCATGGACAAGATCAAGGAGAAGCTTCCCGGCCACCATtga